In the Deinococcus multiflagellatus genome, GAACGGATTGTCCGTTGGGCGTCCAGGACGGGAAAAATCCAGCGTAACGCCCTGTTGGTAGGCCCACAGATCCAGCGCCTTGCTGATGAACTCACTGCCGTTGTCCACCTGGATCCGGGCAGGCACCTCACGGTGCCTGCTCACTTCTTGAACCACCTCGACCACCCGCTCTGCCTTGATGCTGGTATCGACATGGATCGCCAGGCATTCCCGCGTGTACGTGTCAATCAAGGTCAGGGCCCGAAACCGCTGCCCATTGAACAGGGCGTCTGAAACGAAGTCCATCGACCAAACCTCATTCGGTTGCTGTGCCCCTGGTTGCGCTGCACGTCGTGCCGCGCTGACATGTCGCCTGGGGCGCTTCATCCGCAGATTCAAGCCGGCCAGCTGGTAGAGCCTGAAAAACCGCTTGTGGTTGATATGCCACCCTTCTCGCGCCATCAGAACGTGAATTCGTCGATAACCGTAGCGCACCCTGGTGTGAGCAATCTCGGTCATCCTTTTCAGGATCAGTTGTTGTTCTGGGCGGGGTTGAGGACGGTAGCGGTAGATCGTTGTCCACTCG is a window encoding:
- a CDS encoding IS3 family transposase; the protein is EWTTIYRYRPQPRPEQQLILKRMTEIAHTRVRYGYRRIHVLMAREGWHINHKRFFRLYQLAGLNLRMKRPRRHVSAARRAAQPGAQQPNEVWSMDFVSDALFNGQRFRALTLIDTYTRECLAIHVDTSIKAERVVEVVQEVSRHREVPARIQVDNGSEFISKALDLWAYQQGVTLDFSRPGRPTDNPFIESFNGSFRDECLNTHWFLSLEDAAEKIENWRIDYNDLRPHSSLENLAPSAFRARIASTFRPS